DNA from Prunus persica cultivar Lovell chromosome G6, Prunus_persica_NCBIv2, whole genome shotgun sequence:
ttttatttttataattatgtacATATTTTGTGTCATTATAGGAAGATGTGGCAATTATGAAGGATATGGGGTTGGATGCTTATAGGTTCTCTATCTCATGGTCCAGATTGTTACCAAGTAAGTTGATCATCCGCATCCACATATATTATTGCGACCAATCGCTTTAATGTTTAACatcttttattcaatttaattcctATTTCATGATAGGTATTGgcttatatttttcttgttttgttttaattattattagatGGAAAACTAAGTGGTGGAATTAACAAGAAGGGAATCGAATACTACAATAATCTCACCAATGAACTCCTACGCAATGGTGATACAGCTCCTAATCTCATAAAATCCTCCTAATATAACAACAGTACCTGCAGTTGTTTAATCAAacttctaattttcttttactggTCATGCTATATATAGGTATAGAGCCATTAGTGACACTCTTTCATTGGGATGTTCCCAAAGCATTAGTAGACGAATATGGTGGTTTGTTAAGCCCTCGTAttgtgtaagtggacaaattCCATCCTTTGTATAATATTGATCACTTAATTatacaaatattattatatacaataaatacatttttaaaTGTGTACACGCAGCGATGACTTTAAAGCATACGCAAACCTTTGTTATAAGGAATTTGGTGATCAAGTAAAGCATTGGACCACACTTAATGAACCACATACCATTAGTAACCATGGTTACACAATCGGGATCCATGCTCCAGGACGATGCTCTGATTGGTATAACCCAAAATGCCTTGGTGGAGATTCGGGTACTGAACCATATTTAGTGACACACAATCTACTCATTGCTCGTGCAGCTGCTGTAAAATTGTACAGGGAAAAATATCAAGTACTTTcattagtctttttttttttttttttttttatctttcagAACATTGAGGTCCAACGAGTAACTAGTATTATGTAACAATATAAGTGGGAATACTTTTTATATTGAGATAAACAATAGTTGCAATAATATATACATTCTTTTGGCtctaaatgaaaagaaaaaaaaaacaattacttATCATTCTGGAGCAGGCATGTCAAAATGGTGTCATAGGAATAACTGTTGTATCACATTTGTTTGAGCCCGCTTCGGAGTCACAACAAGATAAAGACGCTGCATTTCAAgctttggattttatgtatgGATGGTAAgtgtattattaatttatatatcaaCTCATTTAAAtgctttatttttgaattataaaTTCAGTTAGGTAGCCCGTGGTACTTTATATTATGTTATAAGTTCACGTTTGGCATTTTCATATATAGGTTTATGGACCCATTGACAAGAGGTGACTACCCGCAGATCATGCGATCTATTCTTGGTGCACGGTTACCAAATTTCACGGAAAAACAATCTAATTCATTGAATGGGTCATATGACTATATTGGAATAAACTACTACTCTGCTAGATATGCAAGCGCTTATCCTAAGGATTATTCTGTACCTACACCTCCAAGCTACCTAACAGATGTTCATGTTAATGTTACAAGTGAGTGCAAACTGAAAATTTCAAGCAATTAATGTAGTTCTCCTAATAATTAGATCCTAATATTCATATTCATTTATGTTGTAGCAGCTGATCTTAATGAGGTCCCCATTGGTCCACGGGTACGCAATAAATTATTAGCTTAAGTTATTGGAATTTTGAGAATTAATAgctatatatgcatatattttgttttccatatACACATAAAGTGCTAAAAGTCCCACTGATCTTCAAATGGGATTGCGGGCTGCTTCAGACTGGTTATATGTTTACCCAAAAGGACTTTACGATCTTGTACTCTACACAAAGGAAAAGTATAATGATCCAATTATGTACATTACTGAGAAtggtaattaatatttttaagcATTAATTAATTGCATCATCAATGTttcacatatatgtataatggTGTGAGAATGGTAGTTAATATTTTTAAGCATTAATTAATCGCATCATCAATGTTTCACATTATGTATAATGGTGTAAAATAAAGTGAAGTGTTGTAAACTCTAAACTTAAAACTAAATGtacattttttctttggttaaaCAAATTGTATGCATTTGATACTGCATTATATTGTAGGCATGGATGAGTTCAATAATCCCAAATTATCACTCGAGCAAGCCCTTAATGATGCTAATAGAATTGACTACTACTATCACCACCTTTGTTACCTCCAAGAAGCAATGAAGTAAGTTTTtgtcaacaaattaattaaggcTATATATGTTTTGGCCTTCTTACATTTCGGTTATTTAATCACTATATTGAACCAAttatgttcttcttcttttttgggtgtttttaGGGAGGGTGCTAATGTGCAGGGATACTTTGCATGGTCTTTGCTAGACAACTTTGAATGGAGCGAAGGATATACTGTTCGATTTGGTATCAACTATATTGACTATGACAATGGACTGGAAAGACACTCAAAACTCTCGATGCACTGGTTCAAAAGTTTTCTCAAGAGATCCTCAATTAGTAAGAAGAAAATCCGAAGATGTGGGAACAATAATGGTAGGGCTACCAAATTTGTgtatcaaatttgaatcccAAGGATGGATAAAGTACAATGGCTCTTCCATAGTGGTTGTACGAGCTGTTTTTCGtgttttaactttttgtttgaCTTTTTCTGAGTCGGAATAAGTTGCAACAACTCATTACGAGTTAGTTGTCTTTCCTTGTGAGggtttagttttaattttactCTATATTGTTtatgtaatgacccaaacctaaaatgcatatataattagtaatttattatgcggaaagacaattttgctctttgactaaattatgaacccaaagttgactttttgaccgaaaaggaatttgacaagtcCACATACgtcgttgcgtagagcacgctgacacgagttcatagacacgaagtaagcttgaatcggagttttaacgaagaaaatacgattaaaatatcacgaggggcaaaatggtaaattggaaaatcagattttataaaacctgtttctctctctctcttccccatcagtttctctctcctctctctctctcccgcgcgCGAAGTCCGTCGCCCCTTCCCCTTCCGATCAGCCCAGCCACCACCACAGGCCATCCCGACCTACAACGCCGGTACAAACGGGACCGCCTCGCCCTCGCCGTCACGACCCGACCGTTCTCCGCCCACTAGCCGACCGGAGTTGGCCCgaaaaaggagaaaaccaACGGTTTTCGGGCTAAACTTCGAACccttcgttctccttcaattctcctccaaatctttcgagtaaggtatggattctcacctatttttcgtgctctagctgatggttggataggttttcatcaattttagCCGTAGATTGCCCAGTTTGTGAATTAAAATTCGGCCGGTTTTCGGCCttcgtgttcggccacttccggtcagtttttgtggttggtccaagaacaaaagtggttccaaatatggtgttatacc
Protein-coding regions in this window:
- the LOC18773553 gene encoding beta-glucosidase 12 — protein: IAEKITDGSNGDVAIDQYHRYKEDVAIMKDMGLDAYRFSISWSRLLPNGKLSGGINKKGIEYYNNLTNELLRNGIEPLVTLFHWDVPKALVDEYGGLLSPRIVDDFKAYANLCYKEFGDQVKHWTTLNEPHTISNHGYTIGIHAPGRCSDWYNPKCLGGDSGTEPYLVTHNLLIARAAAVKLYREKYQACQNGVIGITVVSHLFEPASESQQDKDAAFQALDFMYGWFMDPLTRGDYPQIMRSILGARLPNFTEKQSNSLNGSYDYIGINYYSARYASAYPKDYSVPTPPSYLTDVHVNVTTADLNEVPIGPRAASDWLYVYPKGLYDLVLYTKEKYNDPIMYITENGMDEFNNPKLSLEQALNDANRIDYYYHHLCYLQEAMKEGANVQGYFAWSLLDNFEWSEGYTVRFGINYIDYDNGLERHSKLSMHWFKSFLKRSSISKKKIRRCGNNNGRATKFVYQI